The proteins below are encoded in one region of Deltaproteobacteria bacterium:
- a CDS encoding adenine nucleotide alpha hydrolase — MPKLRILLAWSSGKDSAWTLHVLRQEGRYEVVGLVTTINEAVDRVAMHAVRRVLLEAQADAAGLPLWPVPIPSPCSNDEYEAAMTRVIRRARDDGIEAFAFGDLFLADVRAYRERQLAGTGVAPLFPLWQRPTAALAREMLAGGLRAVLTCVDPQQLPAAFAGRSFDHALLADLPSAVDPCGENGEFHTFAHAGPMFAHDIAITVGEMVTRDGFVFADVMPATDRRRVNG; from the coding sequence ATGCCAAAACTGAGGATACTTTTGGCATGGAGCAGCGGCAAGGACAGCGCGTGGACGCTGCATGTGCTGCGGCAGGAGGGGCGATACGAAGTGGTGGGGTTGGTCACGACCATCAACGAAGCCGTCGACCGCGTTGCGATGCACGCGGTGCGGCGCGTGCTGCTCGAGGCGCAGGCCGACGCGGCAGGTCTGCCGCTCTGGCCGGTGCCGATCCCCTCTCCGTGTAGCAACGACGAGTACGAAGCGGCGATGACGCGCGTGATCCGGCGCGCTCGCGACGACGGTATCGAGGCGTTCGCTTTCGGCGATCTCTTTCTCGCTGACGTCCGCGCGTACCGCGAGCGGCAACTGGCGGGCACCGGTGTGGCGCCGCTGTTCCCCCTGTGGCAGCGGCCGACCGCGGCGCTCGCGCGCGAGATGCTCGCCGGCGGTTTGCGGGCCGTGCTGACCTGTGTCGATCCGCAACAACTGCCCGCAGCATTCGCGGGACGCTCGTTCGATCACGCACTGCTGGCCGACTTGCCCAGCGCTGTTGACCCGTGCGGCGAGAACGGCGAGTTTCATACCTTTGCGCACGCCGGACCGATGTTCGCGCACGATATCGCGATCACGGTCGGCGAAATGGTGACGCGCGACGGCTTTGTGTTTGCCGACGTGATGCCGGCAACGGACAGGAGGAGGGTGAATGGCTGA